The Pongo abelii isolate AG06213 chromosome 20, NHGRI_mPonAbe1-v2.0_pri, whole genome shotgun sequence genome window below encodes:
- the LOC134760743 gene encoding putative methyl-CpG-binding domain protein 3-like 5: protein MGEPAFTSFPSPLILGKLKRNMMPWALQKKREIHMAKAHRRRAARSALPMRLTSCIFQRPVTKISSHADNQVRHRKGEEHLEKPQQLCAYRRLQALQPCSSQGEGSSPLHLESVLNILALGMAGASLDRAGAERVHSRPEPTPGQFPAVAGGPTPGVGCQLSPPLSGQLVTPTDIRRQARRVKKARERLAKALQADRLARQAKMLTGG from the exons ATGGGAGAGCCTGCGTTCACCTCTTTTCCAAGCCCGCTTATTCTG gggAAGCTCAAAAGAAACATGATGCCCTGGGCTTTACAGAAGAAACGAGAAATCCACATGGCCAAGGCCCATCGGAGACGAGCTGCGAGGTCTGCTCTCCCCATGAGACTCACCAGCTGCATCTTCCAGAGGCCGGTGACAAAGATCAGCTCTCATGCTGACAACCAGGTCAGACACAGAAAAGGGGAGGAGCACCTGGAGAAGCCGCAGCAACTCTGCGCCTACCGGAGACTGCAGGCCCTGCAGCCCTGCAGCAGCCAAGGAGAAGGTTCAAGTCCACTGCATTTGGAGAGCGTCTTAAATATCCTTGCACTGGGGATGGCCGGTGCATCTCTGGACAGAGCTGGTGCTGAGCGTGTGCACAGCCGGCCCGAGCCCACCCCTGGGCAGTTTCCAGCTGTGGCAGGGGGGCCAACCCCAGGAGTGGGTTGTCAGCTCTCACCGCCCCTCTCTGGCCAGTTGGTGACTCCTACAGATATCCGGAGACAGGCCAGGAGGGTGAAGAAAGCCAGGGAGAGACTGGCCAAGGCCTTGCAGGCAGACAGGCTGGCCAGGCAGGCAAAAATGCTGACAGGTGGATGA
- the LOC134760624 gene encoding putative methyl-CpG-binding domain protein 3-like 5, translating to MGEPAFTSFPSPLILGKLKRNMMPWALQKKREIHMAKAHRRRAARSALPMRLTSCIFQRPVTKISSHPDNQVRHRKGEEHLEKPQQLCAYRRVQALQPCSSQGEGSSPLHLESVLNILALGMAGASLDRAGAERVHSRPEPTPGQFPAVAGGPTPGVGCQLSPPLSGQLVTPTDIRRQARRVKKARERLAKALQADRLARQAKMLTGG from the exons ATGGGAGAGCCTGCGTTCACCTCTTTTCCAAGCCCGCTTATTCTG gggAAGCTCAAAAGAAACATGATGCCCTGGGCTTTACAGAAGAAACGAGAAATCCACATGGCCAAGGCCCATCGGAGACGAGCTGCGAGGTCCGCTCTCCCCATGAGACTCACCAGCTGCATCTTCCAGAGGCCGGTGACAAAGATCAGCTCTCATCCTGACAACCAGGTCAGACACAGAAAAGGGGAAGAGCACCTGGAGAAGCCACAGCAACTCTGCGCCTACCGGAGAGTGCAGGCCCTGCAGCCCTGCAGCAGCCAAGGAGAAGGTTCAAGTCCACTGCATTTGGAGAGCGTCTTAAATATCCTTGCACTGGGGATGGCCGGTGCATCTCTGGACAGAGCTGGTGCAGAGCGTGTGCACAGCCGGCCCGAGCCCACCCCTGGGCAGTTTCCAGCTGTGGCAGGGGGGCCAACCCCAGGAGTGGGTTGTCAGCTCTCACCGCCCCTCTCTGGCCAATTGGTGACTCCTACAGACATCCGGAGACAGGCCAGGAGGGTGAAGAAAGCCAGGGAGAGACTGGCCAAGGCCTTGCAGGCAGACAGGCTGGCCAGGCAGGCAAAAATGCTGACAGGTGGATGA